One Malus sylvestris chromosome 14, drMalSylv7.2, whole genome shotgun sequence DNA segment encodes these proteins:
- the LOC126598929 gene encoding thioredoxin-like 1-2, chloroplastic: MAKAFASQSGFCISSGLDEIAVGSKSPKGEFRVSPSFSTSQFKDANSRAFPSLSVDFLGKPMTLSDHKGLENCRVRKPSNFSVHAQASVCISRAMRWWEKTLHPNMVEIHSAQELVDSLKNAGDRLVVVDFYSPGCGGCRALHPKICQLAESNPNSIFLKVNYEEHKTMCHALNIHVLPFFRFYRGADGRVCSFSCTNATIKKFKDALAKHGSDRCNLGPAKGLDESEILKLASIGEISTTSSTSTKEERLEDLLAKSVDFSGVWSNAGHSIELEEESSMVKV, from the exons ATGGCCAAGGCATTTGCATCACAGAGTGGTTTCTGCATTTCTTCTGGGTTGGATGAAATTGCAGTTGGCTCCAAATCCCCCAAAGGGGAATTCAGGGTTTCTCCCTCCTTCAGTACCTCACAATTTAAGGATGCAAATTCAAGAGCTTTTCCTTCATTGAGTGTTGATTTCTTGGGAAAACCCATGACTCTCTCAGATCACAAGGGTTTGGAGAATTGTAGGGTCAGAAAACCTAGCAATTTCTCTGTGCAC GCACAAGCATCTGTCTGTATAAGCAGAGCTATGAGGTGGTGGGAAAAGACCCTTCACCCCAACATGGTGGAGATCCATTCTGCTCAAGAACTTGTTGATTCCTTGAAAAATGCTGGGGACAGATTGGTTGTAGTTGACTTTTACTCACCTGGCTGTGGAGGCTGCAGAGCTCTCCATCCCAAG ATCTGTCAGCTGGCTGAATCGAACCCGAATTCGATTTTCCTCAAAGTTAACTATGAAGAGCACAAGACTATGTGTCATGCTCTCAACATTCATGTGCTGCCATTCTTTAGATTCTATAGAGGCGCAGATGGTCGCGTGTGTAGCTTTAGCTGCACCAATGCAACT ATTAAGAAATTCAAAGATGCACTGGCGAAACACGGGTCCGATCGTTGTAATCTTGGGCCGGCGAAAGGGTTGGATGAATCTGAGATACTAAAGCTAGCTTCAATAGGTGAAATATCAACAACATCATCGACTTCCACGAAGGAAGAAAGATTGGAGGATCTGCTCGCGAAAAGCGTAGATTTTTCGGGTGTTTGGAGCAATGCAGGCCATAGCATAGAACTAGAGGAAGAAAGTTCCATGGTGAAAGTTTAA